A region from the Serinibacter arcticus genome encodes:
- a CDS encoding TetR/AcrR family transcriptional regulator translates to MPGPRRDAARTRARLLEAASSAISEHGVNVSLDLIARSAGVSKGGLLHHFPTREELLVAVMRHLLAEFDAAVERELDKEPEGAGRLVRAYVNAVFADLFDGDRAREKVTLMGMIGSSPGVEEFVRLDDEQWQARLATDGLDPMRAEVVTKAADGATGSLLWSRTDPAAYVDLQRTLVAMTRETGPLLAG, encoded by the coding sequence ATGCCAGGTCCACGTCGCGACGCCGCCCGCACCCGGGCCCGCCTGCTGGAGGCCGCCTCGTCGGCCATCTCCGAGCACGGGGTCAACGTCAGCCTGGACCTCATCGCCCGCAGCGCGGGCGTCTCCAAGGGCGGCCTGCTGCACCACTTCCCCACACGGGAGGAGCTGCTCGTGGCGGTCATGCGCCACCTGCTGGCCGAGTTCGACGCCGCGGTCGAGCGCGAGCTGGACAAGGAGCCCGAGGGGGCGGGCCGGCTCGTGCGCGCCTACGTGAACGCCGTGTTCGCGGACCTGTTCGACGGCGACCGGGCGCGCGAGAAGGTCACGCTCATGGGCATGATCGGCAGCAGCCCCGGCGTGGAGGAGTTCGTCCGGCTCGACGACGAGCAGTGGCAGGCCAGGCTCGCGACCGACGGTCTCGACCCGATGCGCGCCGAGGTGGTCACGAAGGCGGCGGACGGGGCGACGGGGTCGCTGCTGTGGAGCCGCACCGACCCGGCCGCCTACGTGGACCTGCAGCGCACGCTCGTCGCGATGACGCGCGAGACCGGTCCGCTGCTGGCTGGCTGA